The Dioscorea cayenensis subsp. rotundata cultivar TDr96_F1 chromosome 21, TDr96_F1_v2_PseudoChromosome.rev07_lg8_w22 25.fasta, whole genome shotgun sequence genome includes a region encoding these proteins:
- the LOC120252577 gene encoding ABC transporter G family member 15-like isoform X1 — MYVDVKCLVEKLLEYVMNNHLVVRDPETILQALKISLMEEASSAAYLVWEDLMAVLPNYGSPRPTKKLLQGLSGYAAPERIMAIMGPSRSGKSTLLDSLAGRLGRNVVLTKKVLLNGKKRRLDYGVVAYVTQENVLLGTLTVRETITYSAHLRLPSTMRKKEVQAVVERIQKFIVPPDVPPLKCRTYGCYLCDIWANNDAVRNVLHIQKGTVPEWIRCNDYLQYANDILSSVKYQYKLTSQGYQALVYRVLVT, encoded by the exons ATGTATGTGGATGTCAAGTGTCTGGTTGAAAAGCTTCTTGAATATGTCATGAATAACCACCTCGTTGTTCGAGATCCTGAGACTATTTTGCAGGCATTGAAAATATCGCTG ATGGAGGAGGCGAGCTCTGCCGCATACTTGGTCTGGGAGGATCTCATGGCTGTGCTGCCCAACTATGGCAGTCCAAGGCCAACAAAGAAGCTGCTCCAGGGCCTCAGTGGGTATGCGGCTCCCGAACGGATCATGGCCATCATGGGACCCTCTAGATCTGGGAAGTCTACGCTTCTTGATTCATTGGCAG GTAGGTTGGGGAGAAATGTGGTTCTCACTAAGAAGGTGTTGCTGAATGGGAAGAAGAGGAGGCTTGATTACGGTGTTGTG GCTTACGTGACACAAGAAAATGTTCTACTTGGGACTCTGACAGTCAGAGAGACCATCACTTACTCAGCTCACTTGAGGCTTCCTTCCACTATGAGAAAGAAGGAGGTGCAAGCTGTAGTGGAACGCATCCAAAAGTTTATCGTGCCACCAGATGTTCCTCCTCTCAAATGTAGA ACTTATGGTTGCTATTTATGTGACATTTGGGCAAACAATGATGCTGTGAGAAATGTTTTGCACATCCAGAAG GGAACTGTGCCGGAATGGATCAGATGCAATGATTATTTGCAGTATGCTAATGATATTCTGAGTAGTGTAAAATACCAGTATAAGCTCACAAGCCAAGGTTATCAAGCTCTTGTTTACAG GGTGCTGGTCACATAG
- the LOC120252577 gene encoding ABC transporter G family member 15-like isoform X4, whose protein sequence is MWNFKASDDHGDGFLGLGKMEEASSAAYLVWEDLMAVLPNYGSPRPTKKLLQGLSGYAAPERIMAIMGPSRSGKSTLLDSLAGRLGRNVVLTKKVLLNGKKRRLDYGVVAYVTQENVLLGTLTVRETITYSAHLRLPSTMRKKEVQAVVERIQKFIVPPDVPPLKCRTYGCYLCDIWANNDAVRNVLHIQKGTVPEWIRCNDYLQYANDILSSVKYQYKLTSQGYQALVYRVLVT, encoded by the exons ATGTGGAACTTTAAGGCTTCCG ATGACCATGGAGATGGGTTTCTTGGGTTGGGGAAGATGGAGGAGGCGAGCTCTGCCGCATACTTGGTCTGGGAGGATCTCATGGCTGTGCTGCCCAACTATGGCAGTCCAAGGCCAACAAAGAAGCTGCTCCAGGGCCTCAGTGGGTATGCGGCTCCCGAACGGATCATGGCCATCATGGGACCCTCTAGATCTGGGAAGTCTACGCTTCTTGATTCATTGGCAG GTAGGTTGGGGAGAAATGTGGTTCTCACTAAGAAGGTGTTGCTGAATGGGAAGAAGAGGAGGCTTGATTACGGTGTTGTG GCTTACGTGACACAAGAAAATGTTCTACTTGGGACTCTGACAGTCAGAGAGACCATCACTTACTCAGCTCACTTGAGGCTTCCTTCCACTATGAGAAAGAAGGAGGTGCAAGCTGTAGTGGAACGCATCCAAAAGTTTATCGTGCCACCAGATGTTCCTCCTCTCAAATGTAGA ACTTATGGTTGCTATTTATGTGACATTTGGGCAAACAATGATGCTGTGAGAAATGTTTTGCACATCCAGAAG GGAACTGTGCCGGAATGGATCAGATGCAATGATTATTTGCAGTATGCTAATGATATTCTGAGTAGTGTAAAATACCAGTATAAGCTCACAAGCCAAGGTTATCAAGCTCTTGTTTACAG GGTGCTGGTCACATAG
- the LOC120252577 gene encoding ABC transporter G family member 15-like isoform X5: MYVDVKCLVEKLLEYVMNNHLVVRDPETILQALKISLMEEASSAAYLVWEDLMAVLPNYGSPRPTKKLLQGLSGYAAPERIMAIMGPSRSGKSTLLDSLAGRLGRNVVLTKKVLLNGKKRRLDYGVVAYVTQENVLLGTLTVRETITYSAHLRLPSTMRKKEVQAVVERIQKFIVPPDVPPLKCRGTVPEWIRCNDYLQYANDILSSVKYQYKLTSQGYQALVYRVLVT; encoded by the exons ATGTATGTGGATGTCAAGTGTCTGGTTGAAAAGCTTCTTGAATATGTCATGAATAACCACCTCGTTGTTCGAGATCCTGAGACTATTTTGCAGGCATTGAAAATATCGCTG ATGGAGGAGGCGAGCTCTGCCGCATACTTGGTCTGGGAGGATCTCATGGCTGTGCTGCCCAACTATGGCAGTCCAAGGCCAACAAAGAAGCTGCTCCAGGGCCTCAGTGGGTATGCGGCTCCCGAACGGATCATGGCCATCATGGGACCCTCTAGATCTGGGAAGTCTACGCTTCTTGATTCATTGGCAG GTAGGTTGGGGAGAAATGTGGTTCTCACTAAGAAGGTGTTGCTGAATGGGAAGAAGAGGAGGCTTGATTACGGTGTTGTG GCTTACGTGACACAAGAAAATGTTCTACTTGGGACTCTGACAGTCAGAGAGACCATCACTTACTCAGCTCACTTGAGGCTTCCTTCCACTATGAGAAAGAAGGAGGTGCAAGCTGTAGTGGAACGCATCCAAAAGTTTATCGTGCCACCAGATGTTCCTCCTCTCAAATGTAGA GGAACTGTGCCGGAATGGATCAGATGCAATGATTATTTGCAGTATGCTAATGATATTCTGAGTAGTGTAAAATACCAGTATAAGCTCACAAGCCAAGGTTATCAAGCTCTTGTTTACAG GGTGCTGGTCACATAG
- the LOC120252577 gene encoding ABC transporter G family member 15-like isoform X3 has translation MWNFKASVDDHGDGFLGLGKMEEASSAAYLVWEDLMAVLPNYGSPRPTKKLLQGLSGYAAPERIMAIMGPSRSGKSTLLDSLAGRLGRNVVLTKKVLLNGKKRRLDYGVVAYVTQENVLLGTLTVRETITYSAHLRLPSTMRKKEVQAVVERIQKFIVPPDVPPLKCRTYGCYLCDIWANNDAVRNVLHIQKGTVPEWIRCNDYLQYANDILSSVKYQYKLTSQGYQALVYRVLVT, from the exons ATGTGGAACTTTAAGGCTTCCG TAGATGACCATGGAGATGGGTTTCTTGGGTTGGGGAAGATGGAGGAGGCGAGCTCTGCCGCATACTTGGTCTGGGAGGATCTCATGGCTGTGCTGCCCAACTATGGCAGTCCAAGGCCAACAAAGAAGCTGCTCCAGGGCCTCAGTGGGTATGCGGCTCCCGAACGGATCATGGCCATCATGGGACCCTCTAGATCTGGGAAGTCTACGCTTCTTGATTCATTGGCAG GTAGGTTGGGGAGAAATGTGGTTCTCACTAAGAAGGTGTTGCTGAATGGGAAGAAGAGGAGGCTTGATTACGGTGTTGTG GCTTACGTGACACAAGAAAATGTTCTACTTGGGACTCTGACAGTCAGAGAGACCATCACTTACTCAGCTCACTTGAGGCTTCCTTCCACTATGAGAAAGAAGGAGGTGCAAGCTGTAGTGGAACGCATCCAAAAGTTTATCGTGCCACCAGATGTTCCTCCTCTCAAATGTAGA ACTTATGGTTGCTATTTATGTGACATTTGGGCAAACAATGATGCTGTGAGAAATGTTTTGCACATCCAGAAG GGAACTGTGCCGGAATGGATCAGATGCAATGATTATTTGCAGTATGCTAATGATATTCTGAGTAGTGTAAAATACCAGTATAAGCTCACAAGCCAAGGTTATCAAGCTCTTGTTTACAG GGTGCTGGTCACATAG
- the LOC120252577 gene encoding ABC transporter G family member 15-like isoform X2, whose translation MYVDVKCLVEKLLEYVMNNHLVVRDPETILQALKISLMEEASSAAYLVWEDLMAVLPNYGSPRPTKKLLQGLSGYAAPERIMAIMGPSRSGKSTLLDSLAGRLGRNVVLTKKVLLNGKKRRLDYGVVAYVTQENVLLGTLTVRETITYSAHLRLPSTMRKKEVQAVVERIQKFIVPPDVPPLKCRTYGCYLCDIWANNDAVRNVLHIQKGTVPEWIRCNDYLQYANDILSSVKYQYKLTSQGYQALVYR comes from the exons ATGTATGTGGATGTCAAGTGTCTGGTTGAAAAGCTTCTTGAATATGTCATGAATAACCACCTCGTTGTTCGAGATCCTGAGACTATTTTGCAGGCATTGAAAATATCGCTG ATGGAGGAGGCGAGCTCTGCCGCATACTTGGTCTGGGAGGATCTCATGGCTGTGCTGCCCAACTATGGCAGTCCAAGGCCAACAAAGAAGCTGCTCCAGGGCCTCAGTGGGTATGCGGCTCCCGAACGGATCATGGCCATCATGGGACCCTCTAGATCTGGGAAGTCTACGCTTCTTGATTCATTGGCAG GTAGGTTGGGGAGAAATGTGGTTCTCACTAAGAAGGTGTTGCTGAATGGGAAGAAGAGGAGGCTTGATTACGGTGTTGTG GCTTACGTGACACAAGAAAATGTTCTACTTGGGACTCTGACAGTCAGAGAGACCATCACTTACTCAGCTCACTTGAGGCTTCCTTCCACTATGAGAAAGAAGGAGGTGCAAGCTGTAGTGGAACGCATCCAAAAGTTTATCGTGCCACCAGATGTTCCTCCTCTCAAATGTAGA ACTTATGGTTGCTATTTATGTGACATTTGGGCAAACAATGATGCTGTGAGAAATGTTTTGCACATCCAGAAG GGAACTGTGCCGGAATGGATCAGATGCAATGATTATTTGCAGTATGCTAATGATATTCTGAGTAGTGTAAAATACCAGTATAAGCTCACAAGCCAAGGTTATCAAGCTCTTGTTTACAGGTGA
- the LOC120252602 gene encoding disease resistance protein UNI-like — protein MQDPVSCLCSCIQSYVTRQDISYVFRTKEKIDDLKNTMKNLMATKEDVQRKLDDPQERGKLLDNQHQVKDWLRDVGEKDNKVERLLDEYGKGNCVPAGSCSLNCFSRYKIGRNAFKLKEEITQLTTKQPEIKFSDIPPPKPVSESYKTVGKEISSNVDIARSYLADETVGIIGIWGMGGVGKTTLLKKIRQSLSGDANMGFDHVLFIEASKVILLEELRKQIAKFLQLEPSAGKEDIFNVLKISNFVLLLDNIWEEVGLIDLGIPHPYSEDNSTKQYKHKVIFTTRSEDVCARMEASKKIKVECLEPDEAWALFKQNVNLDVIESDEKFKKIARQVMRKCGGLPLALKVVGKAMSNKKTVQNWEVVLNSDTEVVQDVQESLLRLLKFSYDHLPDIMNIKECFLSASMLRWSSKDVLLECWMGLGLMGDLVNLQLAYGKATYIFNILEGSGLLHFSDEGDMHLHDVIYEMALWIASDCGRNRNKWIVKTFEVKTASINAENWRFANRVFISGEVELSLPICLISVLICCV, from the exons ATGCAGGATCCAGTGAGTTGTTTGTGTTCTTGCATTCAAAGCTATGTTACGCGTCAGGACATTAGCTATGTGTTCCGAACCAAAGAGAAAATTGATGATTTGAAGAACACCATGAAAAATCTCATGGCCACGAAGGAGGATGTTCAGAGAAAGCTTGATGATCCTCAAGAAAGGGGGAAACTACTCGATAATCAACATCAAGTTAAAGACTGGCTTCGCGAT GTTGGAGAAAAGGATAACAAGGTAGAACGATTATTGGATGAATATGGCAAAGGTAATTGTGTTCCAGCAGGCTCTTGTTCTCTAAATTGTTTTTCAAGGTATAAGATTGGCAGGAATGCATTCAAATTGAAAGAGGAGATAACTCAGTTGACAACAAAACAGCCAGAAATCAAATTTTCCGACATACCACCACCGAAACCAGTCTCTGAATCATATAAAACAGTGGGGAAAGAAATCAGCTCCAACGTTGATATTGCTCGCAGTTATCTGGCAGATGAAACAGTAGGTATAATTGGCATATGGGGCATGGGGGGTGTAGGCAAGACCACACTCTTGAAAAAAATCAGGCAGTCATTGTCAGGTGATGCAAACATGGGATTTGATCATGTGTTATTTATCGAAGCTTCAAAAGTTATTCTGCTGGAAGAACTTCGAAAACAGATTGCTAAATTCTTGCAATTGGAGCCTTCTGCTGGTAAAGAAGAcatcttcaatgttttaaaaattagcaaCTTTGTATTGCTCTTGGATAATATATGGGAAGAAGTAGGTCTCATTGATCTTGGAATTCCCCATCCTTATAGCGAAGATAACTCCACCAAACAATACAAACATAAAGTGATTTTCACTACTCGATCTGAAGATGTGTGTGCTCGGATGGAAGCAAGCAAAAAGATTAAAGTGGAATGCTTGGAACCAGATGAAGCATGGGCTCTTTTCAAGCAAAATGTTAATCTAGATGTTATTGAGTCAGatgaaaagttcaaaaaaatAGCAAGGCAGGTGATGAGAAAGTGTGGTGGTTTGCCACTTGCTCTGAAAGTGGTTGGTAAGGCCatgtcaaacaaaaaaactgTCCAAAATTGGGAAGTTGTTTTGAACTCAGATACTGAAGTAGTTCAAGATGTGCAGGAATCATTACTTAGGCTTTTGAAATTCAGTTATGATCATCTACCTGATATTATGAATATCAAGGAGTGTTTCTTGTCTGCTTCCATGTTGAGATGGTCATCTAAAGATGTTCTGTTAGAATGTTGGATGGGTTTAGGCCTGATGGGTGATTTAGTCAATTTACAACTAGCTTATGGCAAagcaacatatatttttaacattctAGAGGGATCCGGTTTATTGCATTTTTCTGATGAAGGTGATATGCACTTACATGATGTAATTTATGAGATGGCATTGTGGATAGCATCAGACTGTGGGAGGAATAGAAATAAATGGATAGTGAAAACGTTCGAAGTTAAGACAGCATCAATCAATGCGGAGAATTGGAGATTCGCGAACAGAGTCTTTATAAGTGGCGAGGTGGAGCTTTCTTTGCCAATTTGTCTCATCAGTGTTCTGATTTGTTGTGTTTAG